The DNA region GTGGCTGCCTTGATTTTGACAGATTTTGTTAATATAAACTGATTGTTAGGCAATTAGTTATATTTATGCATAAATCAATTGCACTATaattcatgaattatttattacaatattttctAATGAATTCATGTATCTGTCTTGTGTTGTAAATGTACTGTAATTCTGTTCCTACTTTGTGTTGTTATATATCTAAATCTGATTGTATGAATTTTAATTGTTCAGTTAACGTGTTTCTAGGTTGTAATTTGTAGTAAAGCACTTCAATGCTTTTGCACTTAAATTTACAACACTGTTGGTGTGTGATTGATTTACtcattcagtaaaaaaaaaaaacaaaagaaaagaaaagaaaaaaaactgactaCACTGACTTTTTTGATTCACTATaggaattatttatattaatatgaaaaactgACTTCTCCAAAGAACTATTTCAACAACAAAACCTGTAATGAGCAAACCCCATAGCGACATACAAAAAAACATaggatgttttcatttataaatcagcctggaaaaacttagaaaaaaatttaacattaaaaacaagGAAGCTATGAAAGATTTAGAAACTTTACATAATCACTTGAGAATAAATTCTAGGTTGGAGACTTGTATGTATTCAACTATTATTTACTCATATTAGGTTTTTCTTTGAGATTCTAACATGcaagaaatatagaaaagaaaatttttggaGCCAAATAAACATTATGGAATTTTGTAATTTGAGAATTTCGTTATCTAATATCTTGATATGTGTGTATTAGATATAATCTAATACCTGAATATCCAGCTAGTCACTTTATGAAGCTATTCTTCATATACCATTTCATGGAAATTACCACTATGGTATTATGGAAGTTCcattattaaaagtaataaactgaaaaaaaaaaaaaagtaataaactgaATAAGAAACTTTTTAGAAGTATAGACTCCCTTGAAATCTCAGAAGACAGTTGTAAAAAACTTGGGGTGGTTCTCAGAATAGTTAACACTAATCATTCGttttaattatttctactttatactTGACATTACTAACAAAAAACATGTAAGCATTCTTGAAacttatgaaaggaaaataatctttaaaatatgatgcagtgaatttttataagaaacaaaatctctGTTTATTCACAGATATATTTACTAGGCCGTAACATGACTTTAAAGAAATGCATCTTTCAGaactcttttgggttttctagtgCTTATGtgaaaactataatttttaatttgctggaaaagagtataaaaatcacttaaatctTCATATTTGATAATTAACATTTCCTTATGTCTTtgttctccatatattttttgaattatttaatagtGAATCTTGGAAATCCATTCCATCATTGACTTCTACTTGTGAtaaaatttacccaaagaaaaaaattttttttcagaaaggaaggGATATTGGGGTCATGTCTGTGGActtgaaatgttttattgttaATTTCATATCTTATCACTTTGATGACTGCTTTTGTCAAATCACATGTTAGTCTTGGTGAAATATTGGTTGAATCTAGTAAAGTTACcgtttttctagaaaatttttatCTAATGTTCAGAATTTGCTTCAGTGTTTTTGCTACTcaaataacataatatttataaaatgtagttAAATATTGCATACTTATCTGTGAAACAGGTTAAGCCATTTTagagagcaaaataaaattaatttcacttttcattttaaaataaaaatcctttattttttaatacacatGAATATAATAACCCTTTAAACAAGATAACAGTCTTTTGTAGCAATTCATAATCAATATATCCCAATTCCAAccctaaataaaatttctataaagCAGAGCTACTactaataatagcaaatataagAAATCATGAATGGGAGGTTATTTTCATGTACAGAGTTTGGTGATATGTTTAATTTAAATAGATACTTTTCTGAAAcagaattcttttaatatattttattcttgctGCTGgtattggattaaaaaaaaaattttgtacaCTTGTGCCTTGGTTGCTAAGTAATCTTGGGTATTAGTTAAATTTAGATGTATATTAGCTTCTTCAGTGGGACATTTTCCagcatttgaaattaaataattaggTAAGTAATGCCTTTAGTCTTCATGTAATTACTTTagtatttaaaatcaattaaaaatagattttatttttaaatagcttaaattttttattattaggtTAAAATGCCTGCAGcttaatcttagaaaaaaaaaatactgtaatttacATGAAATCTAAATTCCTTAATTTTCCTTGTGAGTATGCAAAGctgtcttttattaatttttattttcactaccttgaaaaaatatctattttaaataaagaatttctcctacatcttatttttcttatttgcacTAATATGGGTTGATAATTAtcaaaataacttataaaatgtATACTTTCAAAAATGTAACTCATGAAGCACTTTccattaaatattcttaataCATCCAAAGCACTAAACATTAGCGatctataaatataatcatatctATACTCAGGTTTTCTACAAAACTAGGGCTTTCCTTTGACTATTATCCTTGCCATAGGAAATTAATTATCATCAGTGCTTCATTATATTGTGGCTGAACAATAATCAAGATGTCACTGTTGCGGCTCTATAGGAGTTAGGAGTCCAGCAATACCAAAATTTCTTTTGCTCAAACTCTGTTAAAATTATAACTCCGTATAATACTGGTATTTTTGCtgtaattcattttttgtttgatttttatttttagttcaacTGTTGATGCAAAATCAGAGGAAGCtactaaaatggaaaaaggaaaatcagcaTTAAGCAAAGTTTTGGAATCTTTGTGCACACATCACCAGCAACAAGTTTTGGCCATGTTGAAATTTCTAGTCCAAGAGCAGAATGCTGCTTCTCTTTGCTATTGTAATACATCATATACTGTGTCTTCAGAATCTCAAAAGCCCCTAACTGAAGATAATTTACATGGCCTATTCTGTAGTTGTGAATATAGGCTGGCAGAAAGAGGGGGTCTACAAAGTGAAAGGCAAAGCCCTGGTTTTGTGCCTCTGCCAGTCTGTATTAAAGATTTACGTTGTTTAACTTGCCAAACTGTAACTATTGAGCACATTAAGACAGTGGTGAATAGAGGAATTGCCAACAGTTATAGTTCTCACAGGTGCTGTTCTGGACCGTTAGCAAACCTTCACTCTACAAAATCGACCTTTCAAGCTCCTCTTTCATCAAGGGAAGTATGCGATGTTTCAGTCCGACTCGAGGGTGTTTGTAGATCACGAAGTCCGTCACCCCCACCATTATCACCTGTACAGACTGAAGgatttgaaaaactgaaagatgTCGTCTCGGAGCTTTCAGCCTTAGAAAATAACAGACTTGAAATAAACATTAACCAGCCTCCATCTCTCATACCAGCAGAAATAAACAGTGACAAGGGTGATCACGAAGGTAAAATACAAAAAGCTAAGAAATGCGGTAACTCTGATTATTTGCTCCTGGAAGACAGCGATAATTGTACTACGAATCATGAAAAAGGTGAAACTACtataatttttcaagatttaatgGATCgtattaatgaaaaattaaaatcaatagaaACTACAGATATGACAAACCTTACAAAATTATCTAGCAGTGATTGTACTACAGATAATGATTTAAAATTGAGAGATTTAATAGCCTCACTCTTGCATAACGCTAAGGCCAGTGATTACAGTTTTATGGAATTGCTGAGCCAACATgataaaaaggtagaaaataaaattattcagacAAGATTTCGAAAGCGTCAAGAAACCTTATTTTCAATGCACAACTCTCCTGATTCACCCATGTTTAGAAGGCActctttacaaataaaaagagaacttgCTAGTCTTGATGaaaattttgtaagaaaaaaatatactgaaaaaaattcaaggaagtTGACACGCAATGATGAGATATTTTCAACAGACAAACAATTCTATCATTGCCAAGGGTCTTTACAAAATTCTAAAAGCTTGCAAGATAATAATCATGTAGAAACATCATTTTCACCAGATTGTGCATTACAATCATTGCAACTACCTCTTCATAGTTTAGAGACTAACTTGGCTTTTGATGCATTTTCAGAAAGCTTTAAAACAACTTCCCCTGGGAAAATGAGCATAAGAAAATCACAGGAGAAATCTGCAGCTGGAAAAAAACTTTTGCAAAATCACAAGGAGAATCCAAAACTGGAGAATACTGAAACGCCTCTGAAGAGTGATGTTCCTGGACTTCTGAGCAGAACTAAGCGAAATATTGTGCCCCCAGGGTGGTACTCTATATATGTCacaaataattatgttttcaaaaagtCCCCTAAGGCCAAAAAAGTTTCTGaatctacaaaaagaaaagatccagtaaaaaatattcaaattgaaaGCTCACACAATATAGATCTAAACAAAATTGCAATGAATTCTAACTTACAAGTTGTTGTGGAGCGTTTGGAAGACACGATAAATATGGCCAAAAAGTCTTGGAATAACCACTCATCTGAAGGATGCAGGGCATCCAAGAAATTGATAGAAATTGATGGTAAAGATCAAAATGCAGGTAGAAATATGACCCTTACTGTAAGCAGAATGACCTGCAAAGAGCAGAGTTTATCAAAATCTGTGGTAGCGGCCGGCAATATCAAAAACAGTCATATGCCTACAATAGATTGGAATAGCAAAAAACGTGTTAATCTGGAAAAGTCATCAATTTTAGATACAAGTAGCTTGATTTCCAGTGTTACAAGTGTGCCAACAAAGTATGAGGGCTTTGGAAGCTCTTCTTTTTCCAGCTATTCTAGTCCCATCAAACTCATGTTTCTATCTGAGGTTAAAAGCAGTGAAGGAGTCAAATATACTTTAACTTCAGTTGGTACTTCCAAGTCAAATACTGATCTTCCTTCTGAAAAATGTCCGACTCCTCACGTAACtgaaaaaaaaccagaaacaaatgaGGACGTCCCAAACGCTAACTTGGAAAATCATAGTTCTAATCTTAATGACAGTGACACTCTTCAGGGAGGACTAAATAAGTTGAATTGTGCAAGTGAAACTACAGAATCGTCTGCAATGTTTATAGATGATATTAATAGTGATAAGCCACAGGACGAACCGAAGGAAAATCCAAGCAGTGGTATTGATTCATCTTTCAAACGAAAGCCAGGCAGACCTAAAAAAATAGGTCCCCAGGTTGTGAAGCAAACTAAGCGGCCAATTGGAAGACCCCCGAAACCTAAGGCTGAGCAAACAGATGTCGCCGTTTGCCAGAATGAGTCCTCTAGTGCTGGAAAGAAAAGTCCCGAATCTCTCCTATCAGAAGTAAAAGAAGGTATTTATAAAAAGAGTATTACCGTAACTGTTATTTATGGAAGGTCAAGAAGAGCTAAAAGACATGTTTCTGAAGGAGCTGGAGACATAAGCAACGTTAGGTCTGGCAGCAGTAAGGTTGCGGATTTTCCAGCTGAGTGTGGTGGCCTCCGAAATACTAGAGAACACAAGACTGACCCAGGTGAAAGAAGAAGTGCTGCTTCAAGTCCGACTACTGAAGGCGAGATCTTGGGGTCTGGCTTTGAACACGTTAGGCCCATCAAGAACAAGTCTGTGATACCTCAACCTTCCAAGAACGTTGCTCGGCCGAATCAGAAGCCTTTTGCAGTAACTAGGAAGCCTGGTCGGCCCGCGAAGGTGAAGATCTCTGGCATATCTGTGACTATTCATAGAGTTTCACCTCAGGAGAGAGAAGTAAGCATTAGCAGCTGCTTGCCTCCTTTAGAACAAGAAAATATGTTAGAAAAACACGTAGCTGAAGAGAAGCGTGAACACCGGTGCGGTAAGGTGGGTGCAAGGCACGCTGGCGCTGGCGTATTTGAGAATGGACCAAAAAGTATGGTTGCCACGATACCTTTGAGACATTCTGTTAGGGATAGAAAACCATCTCTCCATTTCTTACATCCATTCGCATCTTCCAGCTCACTTATTTATAGAAACGCTCTGCTCCGTAAGTCATATAAACTCCGTTTGCAGAAAGGTAAAAGTCAGAAGGAAAAACATAGGCAGTCAAGGATGAAAATAGCTTCGAAAGGTGCCCCGGGAACTAGGAACTCGAGGAATGCAAAAATGCGTTTGGAAGATAACAAATTAATTCCCATTTCTGAAGTATCTTTGGACCCTATAATCTCATCAAACCCCTTGCTCAGGTGGTGGGCTGCTTCTACTTCAAACGATTCCTTATTAGAAGAATTAAACAATAGATTTGAGCAAATAACAAATGCTTGGGTGCAAGTGAGTGGAGATGAAGCCGAAAACTGTGTTCATAAAAAAAGAGAACGCGTTGAAAATGATAATTTCAAAATAGCCAACCCTTTGGAAACCTGTCTTTTAGAACTTGAAGTTTCACCTGTAAAAATGCTTTTTCGGAAAAAGTATGATTTGAACGAACTCTGTATCTGGTTTATGCAAACAACAGAAACACAGTCTCTTTCACTAGTTAGAAAGGCAAATGCTCGAAACCCTTTGGAagtaataaataccagaggaattAAACTAGGAAccaaatattctaattttaatacCAGCCCCTTcagaaagcactttaaaaaatttgcacTATCTTCTCCTTCAAAATCAGCAGGGAAGTTGCATATACTGCATAAAATGGTTAGCTCTCCACTGTTAAATGTGAAAAGTAATTTAACATTAGCTAGATTAAAAAGAACTGAGTTTAAGAGGTTACAACATGAAAGgtggaaaagaaaggggaagttGCACAACCATGGAACAGTTGATTGGATCTCTAAAAGGAGGAACTTGAGATTTTTCTGCCAgaaccaatttttaaataagactgAGGGGGGAACAAATGCTGACACCCCACTCCAAGGAAAAAACACCGTAGAAAATCAGTTTATTTTGCCACCTGAGATCAGGGATGACTCTTTGCAGCAGAAGGTGGCAATGTCTGACTTGAAAACACATGCTAGTCTAGAGAATAATTTTAAGTCAGAGGCAAAGGAGAATGGAACAAATTGCAGccaaaaagattttgaaaagggACCAAGACTAGGAAATGTATGTCCAAATAATTGGAAGTCAAAAACCCTAAAAGATTGTAGAATATTTTTGAGGAAGATCAACTATCTTGAACACAGAAATACTTTTAAGCTAAATACAATCATTTACTCTCCCGAATCTGTTGACAGTGGAAGTAATCATCAGACTCGCATAGAAGAAGCAAAGCGCTTTACCCTAAGATCCCATTCTGCTAGgcaaaactcttttaaaaagcaatctaaagaaatggaaaatgctaAAACAAATAGTCCTTCAACCGATAAATTTCCTGGCCAACTTGACaatagtaaattaaataaatgtgttaactATGACAAGAATCCTGATAGTTCTGACGTTCTTAGCaaattgaacaaaagaaaaagaccaccTTGGAAGACCACAGAAATgtcaacaaaaagacataaacgACAGTCTTGCAACAGTGGACAAATGGCAAACTATTATTCAAAATCCCAACTAGGTAAGTTTTTCTCTGcttaattttaaagtttcattgTAGGTGCCTTGAGTAAAGTATGAGATCATGGGGAGAAGAGGAACAGCTGATTTAGTTTCAgtttatttccaaaatacttgGACAACCTAATTTCTTGGCACCTAGTATGAAACTCCTGAAATTAGGTTCTGCTCAGTGTAGCAGTGCGCGTCCCTACACCTTAATGTATCCAGGattttaagcaaattaaaatacatttagtaGAGACATAGAAGGCTTCTAAACATAGATCCTTAGTGTACAAGTTATATTATCTGCGTTTGCATTTTATCTaataaaagatatagaaaatagtTTGGTAAATACGCCCAAGGAGCTATCTAAGAATCCACTGCTGCGCTACAGGATAATGCATTTTCCTTGTCTTGATAAATTAATAGCTCTGAGACCACGTGGGCAGAAGTAAAGACTGTCTCGTTGCTAAATTGCTGGGGTCCGTTCACACACGTAATAATTGCGGCCTTACCGCCTCCCGAGCACCGTCGAATTGCTGCGACCCCTGCTGCTTCGGGAACCACGTTAAGACTCTGCTCTTTACAGAGCGTCCAGGAACAagatattttcttcaataaataagcaaacttGTTGAATAGGCTTTTTCAGGGGAGACTTGAACTAGATTGCACAGATACAAAGAGGAGGCTCTTTCCAGGGACCATCTGTACAGCCGAGCGAGGGGCCAAGTCACGCACAGGTCAGTGGCAGGTAGCGCTAAATTTAGGATGCGAACTGGAATTGGCAACGGTGCGCTGACTGGGTTGTGCAGGCCTGACAGCCACCCCGGGGAGACCCTTAGCCTGAGAACTAGCAAGACAGGGTGTGAACGCGCTGTTGCCGCCGAAGCCAGCTCCGCCTCTGCTTGTTGGAAGCGTAGACAGTTGAGGACGTGTGACAAGTGCCGGGTGTTTGTCTCATTACTTCCCAGACACGAAAGAGTGCCAGGTTACATTTGTGAATTTAAGGGTATTGTATCGTGTGGTTGCGTTGTTGCATTGTGTATTTTAGGGGCTTATACCGGTCCTGATGGATTTATTTGTGTTACCTTttgtaaaacttctttaaaagctaaaaaacGATTAAATcctctattaaaatattaaaagtaataattaaacTCAAGTTTGAATAGGTTAGATGATTACAATGGCCCCCAAAATTCAgttaattgactttaaaaatacctatttaagtaatatttaacATGCATTCATTAAAAACTTTAACTTCGTAACATGTGATGATTAAAGCTTTAACGTTGATCAAATTAGAGTCTCCATTATGAAAGATGAATCAAATCTAAAAGTAATGTCCTTTGTTTCTTGTCCTCAGGATAACTAAAAATAGCGTAACAGATATGTCAGGAAAAAAGAGTGATGAagcctgattttttaaaaaatgtataattcacgtaaaaatatacacacatatttttaaaagactgtcatGAATGGAGTATAAAGTGCAgcgtttcatttttaattctttatgcCATTCTCATTTCGTGCTGTTAGTTTACCAAACGTAGTTTGCATTAACTCACTTTACAACAGAACCGTTGTTTGTTCTTCTAGCTTCTTAGCCATTGTATCTTCCTCaggtataaatataaatttattttagtatgATTCTCTTATCTCGCTAGAtatcctggaaaaataaaatggaagatgccttagtattattttttcaagttaatcTCAAAATCCttttgtggtattttttaaagatctagtaTCATAGTAAGAGTTGTTTTtcaccttttctcatttttaaaattactagtaCTATTTCCTGTTCTGCTTGaagttttatttaccttttactgataactttccttctttatttaacattcttttttttttaatcaaggacattattttttacaaatttgtatttataacagtatttgttatatttatctgattttaaaatgtttcttaaagtgttattttttctcattattcctGGTATTCCATACTTCTTAATGCCTCTTTGGAAATGACCGTAAAATTCATTATTagttttatatgtgtttttcttCATCATAGTATAATTAGTGACTGGAGATTTGAGAGATTTTTAACAAGGACTTTTATAGAAGAATTCATAGGGCAATGTATATAGTGAATCATGGAATATTTCTCTTGCTGAAAAGTCTTGCTTCTACCATAAACGTCTCATTTTTGTACATTTCAAGATTAACTGTCCAGGTATAGTTTAATCCATGGGAGTCTTAAAACTTACTCTTTGCTACATGTGTACTGCTGTATATCAAATGTGGACatgaaaggaaagatgaaatgcAATTCTATTCCGAATATCCTCTTAATGCCTACAGCATGCTCCTAGACACTGTAGAAAGTTGAGAAAGTTCCCTTTCCAGCTTAAGAAAACAAGGCCTGTATCAcgtatttattcaataaatagagtatattttatgttttaagtggGATATTCTATTACTAATCACATCAGTTAAGGGGATGGATGGTCAAAGTCCTAGTTTGTGTTTCACGGAGACCGCGAATAGGCCATTCCCGTAGAAAGCAGCCTGCtgtgcccggggcggggggcggcttGTGGGAGCACGGAGGACGGAGCCTGAACCCGGGTTTAGAGAATTAGGCAGGGATGCTCACCGGCCACCCCCGGCCGAGCCCGGCAGGCCGCCGAGGCCCTgggcgccgggggggggggggggggggggggggggggggggggaggtgcggCCGAGAAGGCCTGCAGGACAGGAGCTGTCATCGCGGGGCTGAGGCCTGAGGAGCGGCCGCGGGCGGGGCACAGCCGGAGTTCGGGCCGCTGAGGGAAGGCCAGCCCAGCGGTGGGGCCGGCATCGGTCGTGAAACAAAGTCTGGACCCGACAGTGGCAATGAGGGGGAAGAACAGGCACGTTTGACAGAGGCCCAGGAAGTGGGATCCGATATGTTAGAGGAGGAGCAATAAAGGGTGATGTCCAGGTTTGGGCTTGAACATCTAGGTTCACTGAGATACGAGAGAACATTCAGGCATAGGGAATTTGGGATGTCCGAGAACAGATGCTCATGACGCAATCACCGTGGACCCTTGGACAGTGCAGTCTAGGGGTGCCGACCCCCCGTGTAGTAGAAAATCTGCAAACGACTCTGACTCCCTAAAAACTTCAGTGCCAATAGCCTGTTGACGGGAAGCCTTGCTGAGAGTGTGGACAGTTAGCAGGTATTTTCTGTCGTATGTACCCTGTGcagtattcttacaataaagctggagaaaagaaaattttaataagaaaatcatgaggaagaaaaaatacatttacaatatcGTGCGAATGTTTATGGGGGGAAATCTGCGTGTAAGTGGACGCGTGCATTTTAAACGTGTCTTGTTAGAGATCAGCTTTAGGTAATACGGGTTTGTTGCTCGGGAAAGAGGCTGAGATTTTGGGGTCCACAAATTGAACCCATGAGAGTGGAATAGATGGCTTAGTGTAAAATGGGAAGAGCCTGGGATCGCAGGGCCCCGAGGatatggggcggggggaggtgcacaggggcgcctgggtcgTCTAGTTGGTTGAGCAGCAGCTCTTGGTTGGtctgggctcaggtcctggtctccgCGTCGTGAGCTCAAGCCCCGGGGGCCTGAGGTCTGTGCCTCTGCGCTCAGGGGCGccgtctctaaaataaatggatgaaatcttcaaaaaaaaaaaaaaaaaaacggggggcGGGGGATGTGCACAGAAGCGCAGTGAGGCAGATAGAGGAAGGCGGGAGGGTGGAGACAAGGAAGCGGTTCCAAGAAGGGATGGAACAGCGGTGAAGGCGGTTGATGACAGGTCGGATAAGCCTGGAGACGGTTAAGAGGTGATCGTCGTGATGCGGAGGGTGGCTGTGGGGCCGGAGACcgagcgcgggcgggcgggccggaggaggagggggaggagaggggggaaaggagaggggggagggaggggaggaggaaggggggaggggaggagggaggggggggaggggaggagggaggggaggagaaggaggggagaggaggagggagggggaggaggaggggagaggaggagggagggggagggggaggagggaggggagggagggggaggagggagagggagggagggggaaggagggggaggaggtgggggaaaggagaggggggagggggcaggaggggggagggggaggggaggaagagggaggcggcaggaggggggagggggaggagcgggGGGAGGAGGACCACCGCGGCGGGAGCGAAAGGGGCGTCGCGGCGTTTCCGGACCGCGGGcaggggggtcgggggggggggagggggccaaGGGGCGGGAGACCCGTccgtggcggtggcggcggcgccGGGCGCAGGTTCGGGGAGGGGCGCTCGGGAGGTGGCCGGTGACTGTTGGAAACGCAGAGGCGGGACCTCGGGGCATCGGCGCCGCGAGTCCGGGGCAGCCGCGGGGAGGTTCCCCGCGTGGCCGGGCTGGGTCGGGGCCGGAGGGCGGCCTGCGCCGAGAGCGGGCCGGGGCTCGTGTCCCCGCGTGTCCGGCCGCAACGGGGGCGCCGCCGGGGCAGCGCAGGGCCCGGATTGCGGCTCCGAGCCGGGTTCGGGCGGCGGGTCGGGCCCGCTGTCTCCTGCCCCCCGAAGGCCCGAAGACACCCGGTTCCACCCCGGACTCGGGCCCACGCGcggggctgcccccgcccccgccgccccccggagGGGACGCTCGGGCGGGGCAGGCCGCGTGGCTCCGGCGCGGGGTGAGCGGGTGACGGACCGCGGGGAGAGCAGCCGATTCTCCAGGCTTCGCGGCGACAGAAACGCTCCGGACGACGCGTCGTGGCCGCCGAGGGCCCCGgcacccccgccccgcgcagCCGGCTTCCTGGCCCCACTGCGGAGCGGCCCCGGAGCGCGGCTCCGTGCAGGTCCCGCTGGGGCGGCCCTGCAGCCCCCGCGACGCCCCGAGCCCCGCAGACAAGGCCGCGACCCCAAGCACAGGCTCGTGTGCGCACCCGATGCGCCCTGGGACCCGGTCGCCGCGGCCGAGGCCGACGGGCAGGTGTCGCCGTGGAGGACCGCGCCGCGCACCTGCAGCCCGTGACGGCCGCCCGGCGGTTGCGCGGCTCCTCCTTGGgtcgggggcgg from Canis lupus dingo isolate Sandy chromosome 3, ASM325472v2, whole genome shotgun sequence includes:
- the LCORL gene encoding ligand-dependent nuclear receptor corepressor-like protein isoform X7; this encodes MLGDLPQNCDPNIPLVAQELMKKMIRQFAIEYISKSGKIQENRNGSIGPSLICKSIQMNQAENSLQEEQEGPLDLTVNRMQEQNTQQGDGVLDLSTKKTSIKSEESSICDPSSENSMAGSTVDAKSEEATKMEKGKSALSKVLESLCTHHQQQVLAMLKFLVQEQNAASLCYCNTSYTVSSESQKPLTEDNLHGLFCSCEYRLAERGGLQSERQSPGFVPLPVCIKDLRCLTCQTVTIEHIKTVVNRGIANSYSSHRCCSGPLANLHSTKSTFQAPLSSREVCDVSVRLEGVCRSRSPSPPPLSPVQTEGFEKLKDVVSELSALENNRLEININQPPSLIPAEINSDKGDHEGKIQKAKKCGNSDYLLLEDSDNCTTNHEKGETTIIFQDLMDRINEKLKSIETTDMTNLTKLSSSDCTTDNDLKLRDLIASLLHNAKASDYSFMELLSQHDKKVENKIIQTRFRKRQETLFSMHNSPDSPMFRRHSLQIKRELASLDENFVRKKYTEKNSRKLTRNDEIFSTDKQFYHCQGSLQNSKSLQDNNHVETSFSPDCALQSLQLPLHSLETNLAFDAFSESFKTTSPGKMSIRKSQEKSAAGKKLLQNHKENPKLENTETPLKSDVPGLLSRTKRNIVPPGWYSIYVTNNYVFKKSPKAKKVSESTKRKDPVKNIQIESSHNIDLNKIAMNSNLQVVVERLEDTINMAKKSWNNHSSEGCRASKKLIEIDGKDQNAGRNMTLTVSRMTCKEQSLSKSVVAAGNIKNSHMPTIDWNSKKRVNLEKSSILDTSSLISSVTSVPTKYEGFGSSSFSSYSSPIKLMFLSEVKSSEGVKYTLTSVGTSKSNTDLPSEKCPTPHVTEKKPETNEDVPNANLENHSSNLNDSDTLQGGLNKLNCASETTESSAMFIDDINSDKPQDEPKENPSSGIDSSFKRKPGRPKKIGPQVVKQTKRPIGRPPKPKAEQTDVAVCQNESSSAGKKSPESLLSEVKEGIYKKSITVTVIYGRSRRAKRHVSEGAGDISNVRSGSSKVADFPAECGGLRNTREHKTDPGERRSAASSPTTEGEILGSGFEHVRPIKNKSVIPQPSKNVARPNQKPFAVTRKPGRPAKVKISGISVTIHRVSPQEREVSISSCLPPLEQENMLEKHVAEEKREHRCGKVGARHAGAGVFENGPKSMVATIPLRHSVRDRKPSLHFLHPFASSSSLIYRNALLRKSYKLRLQKGKSQKEKHRQSRMKIASKGAPGTRNSRNAKMRLEDNKLIPISEVSLDPIISSNPLLRWWAASTSNDSLLEELNNRFEQITNAWVQVSGDEAENCVHKKRERVENDNFKIANPLETCLLELEVSPVKMLFRKKYDLNELCIWFMQTTETQSLSLVRKANARNPLEVINTRGIKLGTKYSNFNTSPFRKHFKKFALSSPSKSAGKLHILHKMVSSPLLNVKSNLTLARLKRTEFKRLQHERWKRKGKLHNHGTVDWISKRRNLRFFCQNQFLNKTEGGTNADTPLQGKNTVENQFILPPEIRDDSLQQKVAMSDLKTHASLENNFKSEAKENGTNCSQKDFEKGPRLGNVCPNNWKSKTLKDCRIFLRKINYLEHRNTFKLNTIIYSPESVDSGSNHQTRIEEAKRFTLRSHSARQNSFKKQSKEMENAKTNSPSTDKFPGQLDNSKLNKCVNYDKNPDSSDVLSKLNKRKRPPWKTTEMSTKRHKRQSCNSGQMANYYSKSQLALRPRGQK